A portion of the Paenibacillus sp. PvR098 genome contains these proteins:
- a CDS encoding TAXI family TRAP transporter solute-binding subunit, whose amino-acid sequence MKMKKLLVTGILALALTVTGCAGGNQNNAAATTNPSATTTGNSSSAPITDDKKPVNVPIAGQAASGLLSLVGEAVNEMVRREYPGSNVAYEPGNMAGDLVEIAEGTKYPLTLGVASIAVEMAIAGKAPFPKKFDKNNFKTVATITENMQTHVFASKEFIDKYKIKTLSDIKTNKVPAKIATNQPGNLMEHTIANALLEGHGITRNELNSWGGKVLDIPNSESYGLYADGRVDIIIVSTWPPDQKILEASRVKDSVLVPMSKKVVDNFVKEYNGKASTIKAGAYEFLKEDYYTVGSDLLILAGHLADNQLTYKVAKGIYNHYDYYQKVHPVFKQFNKEMLSKPTGYDLHPGAEQFYKEVGLMK is encoded by the coding sequence ATGAAAATGAAAAAACTGTTGGTTACCGGCATACTTGCATTGGCATTGACAGTAACAGGTTGTGCCGGAGGAAATCAGAATAATGCGGCAGCGACGACTAATCCGTCCGCTACGACGACCGGCAACTCAAGCAGCGCCCCTATTACAGATGACAAAAAACCGGTTAATGTTCCGATTGCCGGTCAGGCTGCCAGCGGATTGCTGTCGTTAGTGGGAGAAGCAGTGAATGAAATGGTCAGACGCGAGTATCCCGGCTCAAACGTAGCTTATGAACCCGGAAATATGGCGGGAGATTTGGTGGAAATAGCGGAAGGGACCAAATACCCGCTCACACTGGGCGTTGCCTCCATTGCCGTTGAAATGGCCATAGCGGGGAAAGCTCCTTTTCCGAAAAAGTTTGATAAAAACAATTTTAAAACGGTAGCCACCATTACGGAAAATATGCAAACCCACGTTTTTGCCAGCAAAGAATTTATAGACAAATATAAAATTAAAACGTTATCCGATATTAAAACCAACAAGGTTCCCGCCAAGATCGCAACGAATCAACCGGGCAACTTAATGGAGCACACCATTGCCAATGCTCTGCTAGAAGGGCATGGCATTACAAGAAATGAGCTAAATTCTTGGGGCGGAAAGGTGCTGGATATTCCTAATAGCGAGTCCTATGGACTTTATGCAGATGGCCGTGTCGATATCATCATCGTCAGCACATGGCCGCCTGATCAAAAGATTTTGGAAGCGTCGCGGGTAAAAGATTCCGTACTGGTTCCCATGAGCAAGAAGGTGGTGGACAATTTTGTTAAGGAATACAATGGTAAAGCGTCAACGATCAAAGCAGGCGCCTATGAATTCCTAAAAGAGGATTATTACACGGTTGGCAGCGATTTGTTGATCCTTGCCGGACATTTGGCCGACAACCAGTTAACTTATAAAGTGGCCAAGGGGATTTACAATCATTATGATTACTACCAAAAAGTGCATCCTGTCTTTAAACAATTCAATAAAGAAATGCTGTCCAAACCTACGGGGTATGACCTTCATCCCGGCGCAGAGCAATTTTATAAAGAAGTCGGTTTAATGAAGTAG
- a CDS encoding extracellular solute-binding protein — translation MTWNRLRKNGLILMCILMFSIFAACGTAPNVTPSSSPAGATTEETKDAAKQPTEWDDIVAAAKKEGKIVIAGDPTEAWRKSLVDLFQEDYPEIKVEYTGINGRDFYPRVKQERELGKHLWDLRTGGVTSLYAAKKDGFLEPIRPLLRPEIADESKWIGGLDGLFMDKENKHMLAYTMYVDPTVFVNRDFVSESELSSSEQLLDPKFKGKIVIQNPTGGVSFQALASMGFMYGEQFVRDLLSSQNVVVTDDNRQQAEWVVRGKYPIAIGLIDTQLIPFQQQGLGKNITFLKDKVIPVTSGFGGLSLLKDAPNPNAAKVYINWLLSKETQIKLTKNVLLNSKRTDVPPVSPNLAVDPAKIEQYRQYSREENVEFGQKLLPVIKESLQKK, via the coding sequence ATGACATGGAACCGTTTGCGTAAAAACGGATTGATCTTGATGTGTATCCTGATGTTTTCCATCTTTGCAGCCTGTGGCACTGCTCCAAACGTAACACCGTCTTCGTCCCCGGCTGGAGCAACAACGGAAGAGACGAAAGACGCCGCAAAGCAACCGACCGAATGGGATGACATTGTAGCCGCCGCGAAAAAAGAGGGCAAAATTGTCATCGCCGGCGACCCTACGGAAGCATGGAGAAAGTCACTGGTAGATTTGTTCCAAGAGGATTATCCCGAAATTAAAGTAGAATATACGGGGATTAATGGACGTGATTTCTATCCGCGTGTTAAACAAGAAAGAGAGCTTGGGAAACATCTGTGGGATTTACGGACCGGTGGGGTAACATCGTTATACGCAGCGAAGAAAGATGGTTTTCTGGAGCCCATCCGTCCTTTACTGCGTCCTGAAATTGCTGATGAGAGCAAATGGATCGGCGGTCTAGACGGGCTGTTTATGGACAAGGAAAACAAACATATGTTGGCTTATACGATGTATGTCGATCCGACAGTTTTTGTGAACCGTGACTTTGTTTCAGAATCGGAGCTTTCTTCATCGGAACAGCTGCTTGATCCTAAATTTAAAGGGAAAATCGTAATCCAGAATCCAACCGGCGGGGTCTCGTTCCAAGCTCTAGCCAGTATGGGATTTATGTACGGAGAACAATTTGTACGGGATCTTTTATCCAGCCAGAATGTGGTGGTCACCGATGACAATCGCCAGCAGGCTGAGTGGGTGGTTCGCGGCAAATATCCCATCGCCATTGGGTTAATTGATACCCAGCTTATTCCGTTTCAACAACAGGGATTGGGCAAAAATATAACATTCTTGAAGGATAAAGTGATACCGGTAACTTCCGGATTTGGCGGTCTTTCCTTACTTAAAGACGCCCCTAATCCGAATGCGGCTAAGGTGTATATTAACTGGCTGCTGTCGAAAGAAACCCAGATCAAGCTGACGAAAAATGTATTGCTTAACAGCAAGCGAACCGATGTGCCTCCGGTTTCCCCAAATTTAGCAGTTGATCCTGCGAAAATAGAACAATATCGCCAGTATTCCAGAGAGGAGAACGTGGAATTCGGCCAAAAGCTCTTACCTGTAATCAAGGAGTCTTTACAGAAAAAATGA
- a CDS encoding iron ABC transporter permease — MAEVVIEHSSQKSMRRRRFKVEAGLIFCTLILAALLIVIVYPLGLLVINSFIVTLPDGTEQIGFGNWTMALFQAGLLESIVNTFNRVIVTTILVFPIGIFISWLITRTDLPGKEYLDFFMWLAFFLPTLPILMGWILLLEPDFGLINQIITSWFGLEKGPFNIYSFWGIVWAHIVIRGVAATYIFLTPAFRNLDSSYEEASRISGRSIMGTILRIVVPVMTPAILITLIISLIHSLESFEIEKVLGGPTGFYVFSTKIYELISEAQPQFGAATVLSLVILVAMLPLILFQQYFNSRKRFTTVTSHFKRNIVRLGTMKWPAFIFVFGFSFFVTVVPIIFMVMGTFMNLFGFFDIEKVWTLDHWKRILQDPILIKSLWNTVILAGSAALIGMVLYTLLAYISVRSKYIGRGIIDFLTWLPAAIPGIILGLGLLWMFLGTPVFRPLYGTIFILIIAVLINSMTTGVQLIKSNMVQLGSELEEASSISGGSWLYTFRRIIMPILAPVLLSVGTLTFISASRNVANIAMIVTGENRPIAMLQLDYMVDGNYEAAGIAGVFVVILTIGVALIAKWLGKRMGIRI; from the coding sequence ATGGCCGAAGTCGTAATAGAACATAGCAGTCAGAAATCTATGCGACGGAGACGATTCAAAGTTGAAGCCGGATTGATCTTTTGCACTTTGATACTTGCGGCCTTGTTAATCGTTATCGTTTATCCACTCGGTTTACTCGTGATCAACAGCTTTATCGTTACCCTTCCCGACGGAACGGAACAGATCGGGTTCGGAAATTGGACAATGGCCTTGTTCCAAGCAGGCTTGCTCGAATCCATCGTCAATACGTTTAACCGGGTCATTGTAACGACGATCCTTGTTTTTCCTATCGGTATTTTCATTTCTTGGCTTATAACCCGTACGGATCTTCCTGGCAAAGAATATTTAGACTTCTTTATGTGGTTGGCGTTTTTCCTGCCTACGCTGCCTATATTGATGGGCTGGATCCTTCTCTTGGAACCCGATTTCGGATTGATTAACCAGATCATCACAAGTTGGTTTGGTCTTGAGAAAGGACCGTTCAATATTTATTCCTTTTGGGGAATCGTATGGGCGCATATCGTCATCCGTGGTGTAGCGGCAACATACATTTTCCTTACGCCGGCTTTCCGCAATCTTGATTCCTCTTATGAAGAGGCTTCGCGAATTTCGGGTAGAAGCATTATGGGAACGATATTACGCATTGTTGTGCCGGTCATGACACCGGCGATTCTCATCACACTGATCATTTCCCTCATTCACTCCCTGGAGTCGTTTGAGATCGAGAAGGTGTTGGGGGGCCCAACGGGCTTTTACGTTTTCAGTACGAAAATATACGAGTTGATTTCGGAAGCGCAGCCTCAGTTTGGTGCGGCAACCGTGCTGAGTTTAGTGATCTTAGTAGCCATGCTGCCATTGATTTTGTTCCAGCAGTATTTCAATTCAAGAAAGAGATTTACAACCGTGACGAGTCATTTTAAACGGAATATCGTTCGCCTGGGAACTATGAAATGGCCGGCATTTATTTTTGTATTCGGCTTCAGTTTCTTCGTTACGGTAGTCCCGATTATTTTTATGGTCATGGGCACTTTTATGAATTTGTTCGGGTTTTTCGACATTGAAAAAGTGTGGACTCTGGATCATTGGAAGCGTATTCTTCAAGATCCGATCTTGATTAAATCTCTATGGAATACAGTCATTCTCGCGGGGAGTGCGGCCTTGATAGGAATGGTTTTGTATACCCTGCTAGCCTATATTTCTGTCCGAAGCAAATATATTGGACGGGGAATCATCGATTTTCTCACTTGGCTCCCTGCCGCTATACCTGGAATCATTCTGGGCCTCGGTTTGCTTTGGATGTTTCTCGGCACACCGGTGTTCCGTCCGCTCTACGGAACGATCTTTATCTTGATTATAGCGGTGTTAATTAATTCCATGACGACAGGAGTTCAGCTCATCAAAAGCAACATGGTTCAGCTGGGCAGCGAATTGGAAGAGGCGTCATCGATCTCCGGAGGATCTTGGTTGTATACCTTTAGGCGCATCATCATGCCGATTCTTGCACCTGTACTGCTCTCTGTCGGCACGTTAACCTTTATTTCCGCATCCCGGAACGTAGCTAATATCGCCATGATTGTTACGGGAGAGAATAGGCCTATCGCGATGCTGCAGTTGGATTATATGGTGGATGGAAATTACGAAGCGGCGGGGATCGCGGGTGTGTTTGTTGTTATTCTTACCATCGGCGTAGCGCTCATTGCCAAATGGTTAGGTAAACGAATGGGAATTCGCATTTAA
- a CDS encoding 3-oxoacyl-ACP reductase family protein: MKRFQDRVAVITGGGHGIGKAYAKHFAMEGAKVIIAELDEKAAQAVAKELTDRNFDALAVATNVADEQSLNHMVEKVMKAYGRMDILINNAAIFATIPITKATFDQVEPDDWDKVMAVNLKGTWLACRAVVPVMKQQGKGKIVNVSSGTVFHGNSGFIHYVTSKSAIIGFTRCLARELGDYNINVNCIAPGNTQSEDNVSEEMRKYRESRLGSRSIKRIQTPEDVVGSVLFLCSDESDFITGQTLVVDGGVVMN, translated from the coding sequence ATGAAACGTTTTCAAGATCGTGTAGCTGTAATCACCGGAGGCGGACATGGCATAGGAAAAGCTTACGCAAAACATTTTGCAATGGAAGGCGCAAAAGTGATTATCGCGGAATTGGATGAGAAGGCTGCTCAGGCAGTAGCCAAAGAATTAACGGACCGAAATTTCGATGCCCTTGCCGTTGCGACTAATGTAGCGGATGAACAGAGCTTGAATCATATGGTGGAGAAAGTAATGAAGGCGTATGGGAGAATGGATATATTAATTAATAATGCAGCAATATTCGCTACCATACCCATTACGAAGGCAACCTTCGATCAAGTCGAACCGGATGATTGGGACAAAGTTATGGCAGTCAATCTCAAAGGCACTTGGCTGGCTTGTCGTGCAGTGGTTCCCGTTATGAAGCAGCAAGGAAAAGGTAAAATCGTAAACGTCTCATCCGGAACCGTTTTCCACGGAAATAGCGGTTTTATCCACTATGTGACTTCCAAATCGGCCATCATCGGATTTACCCGATGTCTTGCCAGGGAATTGGGCGATTATAATATTAATGTCAACTGTATCGCTCCGGGCAATACGCAAAGTGAAGATAACGTCTCCGAAGAAATGAGAAAATACCGTGAATCCCGGCTGGGTTCCAGATCGATTAAACGTATACAGACTCCTGAGGATGTTGTGGGCAGCGTATTGTTTTTATGCTCTGATGAGAGTGATTTCATTACCGGGCAGACACTGGTGGTAGACGGTGGAGTTGTAATGAACTAA
- a CDS encoding YciI family protein, which yields MIYAVIYKIENMDLNHQFRPAHVEFLDKFSKSGRYKDAWKFPDYGNGDIHSVLLIEGDSKEEVEAVFSRDPIVVQGARSIAVRAWEPSRILRKMKESSN from the coding sequence ATGATTTATGCCGTGATTTATAAGATTGAAAACATGGATCTCAACCATCAATTCAGACCTGCTCATGTTGAATTTTTAGACAAATTTTCTAAAAGCGGAAGATATAAAGACGCCTGGAAATTCCCCGATTACGGTAACGGAGATATCCATAGTGTACTGTTGATTGAAGGGGACAGCAAAGAAGAAGTGGAGGCGGTTTTTTCCCGGGATCCGATCGTCGTCCAGGGAGCCAGAAGCATTGCGGTCAGGGCTTGGGAACCGAGCCGTATCTTACGGAAGATGAAAGAAAGTTCAAACTGA
- a CDS encoding TRAP transporter fused permease subunit, protein MHFAFNLLKVLFFFFREGNRVHPPKWAYRLIVLLSVSITLFALWLGFKGTLHPLEIGMIFLPVMYFIAYLTTTSYYKLSRLIWTDYLCAFLSLACGIYFYFNIERFTGWMVGLSRFIIWDKVFSALFVLLTLELMRRAIGIGLSMVVYALLAYIFFGHHIQGAFSVHKVDLDRFFQIMTIGNDGIFGQSTLVAVTYAFLFVLFGILFQVSGGGKFFFDIAASMTGRRVGGPAKVALVSSGLFGMVSGSPVSDVMTTGSATIPAMKKIGYSPSYAAAIEAAASCGGSILPPIMGATVFLMAGFTGIPYSEIATSAIFVALLYYFALYMQVHYLSISQGIGRLKDEEMTSVSKALIEGWANILPFAVLIWMIFTGYTPSYAATMSVFAVIMTSWFKQHTRITLKKLFDAFVSTCMTVAPLVAAVAAAGIVEGALLLTGLSGKVASLVNAFAGGNLVLAALLTMIITIILGMGMPTISVYVLSAGLLAPVLIDLGVNPLSAHLFLVYYATMSAISPPVAVASFAAAAIANAHPMDVANKSVKMAFVAFILPFFFLFEPALLLQGDTPTIITRMALAVLGIYLLVVSFGGWINRKLSTSLRALSGLTGLMLIVPNWWVTVVALLLSAVFWFWYKKGNNSKLVGEMSA, encoded by the coding sequence ATGCACTTTGCTTTTAATTTATTGAAAGTATTGTTCTTCTTTTTCCGGGAAGGAAACCGCGTACATCCGCCGAAATGGGCGTACCGGCTAATTGTTCTGCTATCAGTAAGCATTACACTGTTTGCGTTATGGCTCGGATTTAAAGGTACCCTGCATCCCTTGGAAATCGGCATGATTTTTTTGCCGGTCATGTACTTTATCGCCTACCTGACAACCACTTCATATTACAAGTTAAGCCGATTGATTTGGACGGATTATTTATGCGCTTTCTTAAGCTTGGCATGTGGGATTTATTTTTACTTCAATATCGAGCGCTTTACCGGATGGATGGTCGGTCTCAGCCGTTTTATCATTTGGGATAAAGTGTTTTCAGCCCTTTTTGTACTTTTAACTTTAGAGCTTATGCGGCGTGCAATCGGGATCGGGCTTTCCATGGTTGTCTATGCTTTGCTGGCGTATATCTTTTTCGGCCATCACATCCAGGGCGCTTTTTCCGTCCATAAGGTCGATTTGGATCGCTTCTTTCAAATCATGACCATCGGCAACGATGGAATCTTCGGTCAATCGACTTTAGTGGCGGTTACGTATGCTTTTTTGTTTGTATTGTTCGGGATTCTATTCCAGGTCTCGGGCGGCGGCAAATTTTTCTTTGATATCGCAGCCAGCATGACGGGCCGCAGGGTAGGAGGGCCGGCCAAAGTAGCTCTGGTGTCAAGCGGTTTGTTTGGAATGGTTTCAGGCAGCCCCGTATCGGATGTCATGACAACGGGATCGGCAACGATACCGGCGATGAAGAAAATCGGTTATTCTCCTAGTTATGCTGCCGCGATTGAGGCAGCCGCCTCCTGTGGGGGCAGCATTCTTCCCCCTATTATGGGCGCCACGGTATTTTTAATGGCGGGATTCACCGGAATTCCCTACTCGGAAATTGCCACGTCGGCGATATTCGTCGCCCTGCTGTACTATTTTGCGTTGTACATGCAAGTTCATTATCTGTCTATAAGTCAAGGAATCGGAAGATTGAAGGATGAAGAAATGACCAGCGTGTCCAAAGCCCTCATTGAGGGCTGGGCCAACATCCTGCCGTTTGCGGTGCTGATCTGGATGATTTTTACCGGGTATACGCCTTCCTATGCTGCAACCATGTCCGTTTTTGCGGTGATTATGACCAGCTGGTTTAAGCAGCATACGAGGATTACATTAAAAAAACTTTTCGACGCTTTTGTGTCAACTTGTATGACAGTGGCCCCGCTGGTAGCTGCGGTAGCTGCGGCGGGAATTGTAGAAGGTGCTTTGCTTCTTACCGGTTTATCCGGAAAAGTAGCATCATTGGTGAATGCGTTTGCAGGAGGAAATCTGGTATTAGCCGCCCTTCTTACAATGATTATAACGATTATTCTTGGAATGGGTATGCCCACGATTTCCGTTTATGTCTTGTCCGCCGGATTGCTCGCTCCAGTCTTGATTGATTTAGGGGTGAATCCGTTGTCGGCCCATTTATTCCTGGTCTATTACGCTACGATGTCCGCCATATCGCCCCCTGTCGCTGTGGCCAGTTTTGCTGCGGCGGCGATTGCCAACGCTCATCCGATGGATGTCGCGAATAAATCTGTTAAAATGGCGTTTGTTGCATTTATTCTTCCTTTCTTCTTTTTGTTTGAGCCTGCTTTATTGCTTCAGGGCGATACGCCGACCATCATTACTCGAATGGCTCTGGCTGTATTGGGAATCTATCTGCTGGTCGTCAGTTTTGGCGGTTGGATCAATCGTAAATTGTCGACAAGCCTAAGAGCCTTGTCAGGATTGACGGGGTTGATGCTCATCGTACCGAATTGGTGGGTCACCGTTGTCGCTTTACTATTAAGCGCCGTCTTTTGGTTTTGGTATAAAAAAGGAAATAACTCAAAATTAGTAGGCGAAATGTCTGCATAA
- a CDS encoding UbiD family decarboxylase → MNMQQEAQITGKRGYRNLREHLAELEKAGMLLRVKREVQKETDIHTLVRWQFVGGIPEEERKAFLFENVTDAKGKKYAHSVAVAALAANPQMYAIGMGCKLEEIEDKWKHAMDHLIPPVEVSSEEAPVHEVVRTGQELDQEGFGFDQFPIPISTPGFDVAPFTTCSHWFTHDPETGIRNVGNYRGQIKGRTKIGAYPAAGQHMYIHWSKAQKKGEPLQAALVIGSPPVVSYAAVQKVPYGVDEIEVAGGLAGEPIRMVKCKTVDVMVPADAEIVFEGIISTEYLEPEGAFGESHGYMHPREWNPYMNLTAVTHRNEAIWVSFISQVTPSESSVIKKVGYNPLFTRHLKDELNIPSVIRVHMHEPLTNLRKFIIIQFKDPKGSDVSRALHAAAVFHKGVGKIIVAVDEDIDPENTDAVMWAMCYRMKPHKDVQFITGMEKWHAPPFTEGSESEDSVMLVDATLKEPFPPISLPKKEYMEKARVIWEELGLPKLKPQSPWFGYSLGDWSDEADEEALAAIQGEHYKTGEKLAEMRKKV, encoded by the coding sequence ATGAACATGCAGCAGGAAGCCCAAATCACAGGTAAGCGGGGATACAGGAATCTTCGTGAACATCTCGCGGAATTGGAAAAGGCAGGGATGCTGCTTCGCGTTAAACGTGAAGTTCAAAAAGAAACCGATATCCACACGCTAGTCCGCTGGCAATTCGTGGGCGGTATTCCCGAGGAGGAGCGGAAAGCATTTCTGTTCGAAAACGTTACGGATGCCAAAGGAAAAAAATACGCGCATTCTGTAGCGGTTGCTGCACTAGCGGCTAATCCACAGATGTATGCGATCGGCATGGGATGCAAGTTAGAAGAGATCGAGGATAAATGGAAGCATGCAATGGATCACTTAATCCCTCCCGTAGAAGTAAGCAGCGAGGAAGCTCCTGTACATGAAGTTGTCCGTACAGGCCAGGAGCTGGATCAAGAGGGGTTCGGATTTGATCAATTCCCAATACCGATTTCGACCCCAGGGTTTGATGTCGCGCCGTTCACCACTTGTTCTCATTGGTTCACCCATGACCCGGAGACGGGCATAAGAAATGTCGGAAATTATCGGGGGCAAATTAAAGGAAGAACCAAAATAGGGGCCTATCCCGCAGCGGGACAGCATATGTACATTCATTGGAGCAAAGCGCAGAAAAAAGGCGAGCCACTGCAGGCTGCTCTGGTCATCGGCTCTCCGCCTGTGGTGTCCTATGCTGCCGTACAAAAAGTCCCATACGGAGTAGATGAAATCGAGGTAGCCGGCGGGTTGGCAGGGGAACCGATTCGCATGGTGAAATGCAAAACGGTTGATGTCATGGTTCCCGCTGATGCGGAGATCGTATTCGAAGGGATCATCTCAACGGAGTATTTGGAACCTGAAGGAGCGTTTGGCGAATCCCACGGATATATGCATCCAAGAGAATGGAATCCTTATATGAACTTAACAGCGGTTACACACCGTAACGAAGCCATCTGGGTATCGTTCATCAGCCAGGTAACCCCAAGCGAGTCAAGCGTCATCAAAAAGGTCGGATATAATCCTTTGTTTACGCGGCATTTAAAAGATGAGTTGAATATTCCAAGCGTTATTCGCGTGCACATGCACGAACCGCTGACCAACTTGAGGAAATTCATCATCATCCAATTTAAAGACCCGAAGGGTTCCGATGTTTCGAGAGCTTTACATGCCGCAGCCGTTTTCCATAAGGGTGTAGGAAAAATCATCGTAGCGGTTGACGAGGATATTGATCCGGAGAATACGGATGCGGTGATGTGGGCTATGTGTTACCGAATGAAGCCTCATAAGGATGTCCAGTTTATTACAGGTATGGAGAAGTGGCATGCGCCGCCTTTTACAGAGGGTTCAGAGAGCGAGGACTCGGTCATGTTGGTTGACGCCACGTTAAAAGAACCGTTCCCTCCGATCTCGTTGCCCAAGAAAGAGTACATGGAAAAGGCGAGGGTCATTTGGGAAGAGCTCGGGTTGCCGAAATTGAAGCCGCAATCTCCGTGGTTCGGATATTCTCTTGGAGATTGGAGCGATGAGGCGGATGAAGAAGCTTTAGCAGCGATTCAGGGAGAGCACTACAAAACCGGCGAAAAATTAGCAGAGATGAGAAAGAAAGTATAG
- a CDS encoding ABC transporter ATP-binding protein, with translation MSELFLKTSSPNEEKVMKDGETNHILRLEKLIKHFGSNTAVNELSLNVRKGEIFTLLGPSGCGKTTTLRQIAGLEQPDSGKIYFRDKVLVSPLDNIYVPPHKRQMGMVFQSYAIWPHLTVFETVAYPLRARKVRSEEIRKRVMETLELVGLKGMENRPGPALSGGQQQRVAVARALVYEPEILLLDEPFSNLDVKLREQMRVELKLLQRRIGVTVILVTHDQLEALSFSDRIGIMNQGKIEQVGTPKELYEKPHTQFVRDFIGKNITLEAEIESVEQDKIQIMLEGGKGTVLTAKNNFITQPVKGQKVVVSIRPEDIVVNARNEESDHQVLEGEIDALLFGGDRFECHVKLGDEAILVYTPRVQNLEEGQKVRLYFPPEVLSVWPKS, from the coding sequence TTGTCCGAGTTATTTTTGAAGACGTCTTCCCCAAATGAAGAAAAGGTTATGAAAGACGGTGAAACAAACCATATTCTCCGATTGGAGAAACTCATCAAACATTTTGGAAGCAATACGGCTGTAAATGAGCTGAGTTTAAATGTTCGAAAAGGGGAAATCTTCACCCTGCTCGGGCCGAGCGGATGCGGCAAGACGACGACGCTGAGGCAAATCGCCGGACTTGAGCAGCCGGACTCGGGCAAGATTTATTTTCGCGATAAGGTGCTTGTCTCGCCCTTAGACAACATATATGTACCTCCTCATAAAAGGCAGATGGGGATGGTGTTCCAGTCTTATGCAATCTGGCCTCACCTGACTGTCTTTGAAACGGTGGCCTACCCGCTTCGCGCCCGAAAGGTACGAAGCGAGGAAATACGCAAGCGGGTCATGGAAACGTTGGAACTGGTAGGGCTCAAGGGCATGGAGAATCGCCCGGGACCGGCACTGAGCGGAGGCCAACAGCAGCGTGTGGCTGTAGCTAGAGCACTCGTTTATGAACCGGAAATTCTTTTGCTCGATGAGCCGTTTAGTAATCTGGATGTTAAACTCCGCGAGCAGATGCGCGTTGAACTGAAGCTTCTGCAGCGAAGAATAGGGGTAACCGTAATCCTTGTCACGCATGATCAATTGGAAGCTCTTAGCTTTTCAGACCGAATCGGCATTATGAATCAAGGAAAGATCGAACAAGTAGGCACTCCAAAAGAACTGTATGAGAAACCGCATACGCAGTTTGTTCGTGACTTTATCGGCAAAAACATCACGCTTGAAGCAGAAATTGAAAGCGTAGAGCAGGATAAGATACAGATCATGTTGGAGGGAGGGAAGGGTACTGTTCTAACAGCGAAAAATAACTTTATTACACAGCCAGTCAAGGGGCAGAAAGTGGTTGTTTCTATACGACCCGAAGATATTGTGGTGAACGCCCGGAACGAAGAATCGGATCATCAGGTTTTGGAAGGGGAAATTGACGCCCTTCTCTTCGGCGGAGACCGATTTGAATGCCATGTCAAGTTAGGCGATGAAGCCATTCTTGTATACACGCCCCGCGTCCAAAATTTAGAAGAAGGCCAGAAAGTACGGCTGTACTTTCCTCCGGAGGTGTTGTCCGTATGGCCGAAGTCGTAA